The Halomonas elongata DSM 2581 DNA segment CGGCACGCAGGACTACGCCGCCCAGAAGGCTGCTATCCACCTGAGTGGTAATGGAGATTTCGCGGTTCAGACGCTTGGCCAGTGCACTCGCGAGCGTTTGTTGCTGCGCGTCGTCCAGCGGGAAGGCGGAGACGATGTCCACGTCCATGCGCCTCTCCTGCTGGGCCTTGAGCAGTGCGAATTGCTCGGCGATGGCCGGCAGAGCCGCCAGGCGGCCCTTCTGGCCGACCTGGAAAAGAAAGTTGCGCAGCTCGTCGTTGACGGCATCGCCGCAAATCTCGACGAGCAGCTCCACCTTCTGTGCACTGGTCAGCCGCGGATTGCCGAGCACCTGCCGACGCAGGTCGTCGTTGCCGACGGCCTGCGCCACGCTGTCGAGCATGCCGGCCCAGTCATCGAGCGCTTTATGCTCGGAGGCGTACTCGAAAGCCGCCTTGGCGTAGGGGCGAGCGACGGTTGACAGTTCCGCCATGGGTCACCTCCTCAAAGCTCGTCGGCGAGTTTGTCGACGAGCTTCGCATGCTGCTTCTCGTCGATGGAGGATTCCAGGATGCGCTCCGCCCCCACGATGGCGAGCCGCGATACTTGCTCACGCAGCTCCTCCTTCGCGCGGTTGACTTCCTGCTCAATCTCGGACTTGGCGTTGGTGATCATGCGCTCGCCTTCCTGGCGGGCCTGCTCACGTGCCTCGTCGATCATCTGGTTGGACCGCTTGTGGGCCTGCTCCAGGATTTCGGCTGCCTGCTCCTTGCTTTCACGCAGCGTCTCTTCGGCCTGTTGTTCGGCCAATTCGAGATCGCGTGAAGCACGGCTGGCAGCATCCAGGCCATCGGCAATCTTCTTCTGGCGTTCCTGCAGGGCCTGCATGACCGGGGGCCATACAAACCGC contains these protein-coding regions:
- a CDS encoding F0F1 ATP synthase subunit B, whose product is MNLNLTLIGQAIAFAFFVWFCMRFVWPPVMQALQERQKKIADGLDAASRASRDLELAEQQAEETLRESKEQAAEILEQAHKRSNQMIDEAREQARQEGERMITNAKSEIEQEVNRAKEELREQVSRLAIVGAERILESSIDEKQHAKLVDKLADEL
- a CDS encoding F0F1 ATP synthase subunit delta; the encoded protein is MAELSTVARPYAKAAFEYASEHKALDDWAGMLDSVAQAVGNDDLRRQVLGNPRLTSAQKVELLVEICGDAVNDELRNFLFQVGQKGRLAALPAIAEQFALLKAQQERRMDVDIVSAFPLDDAQQQTLASALAKRLNREISITTQVDSSLLGGVVLRAGDTVIDGSVRGRLNRLHEALSA